A single region of the Streptomyces caelestis genome encodes:
- a CDS encoding FAD-binding oxidoreductase, whose amino-acid sequence MIMSRIEAHSDETTGNLIDLLVSGLPAEAVLTDPDVTASYAHDMASFCPAGAPAVVVLPRTVEQVQHVMRAATALRVPVVPQGARTGLSGAANASDGCIVLSLTRMDRILEINPVDRVAVVEPGVINAALSRAVGEHGLYYPPDPSSWEMCTIGGNIGTASGGLCCVKYGVTAEYVLGLDVVLADGRLMSTGRRTAKGVAGYDLTRLFVGSEGSLGIVVRAVLGLRPKPPEQLVLAAEFASGAAACDAVCRIMEGGHVPSLLELMDRTTVKAVNDLAQMGLPESTEALLLAAFDTTAPAADLAAVGALCEAAGATQVVPADDAAESELLLQARRLSLTALEAVKGVTMIDDVCVPRSRLAAMLEGVDRIAEKYQLTIGVVAHAGDGNTHPTVCFDQADPDESRRARESFDEIMALGLELGGTITGEHGVGVLKKEWLAREIGPVGMEMQRAVKQAFDPLGILNPGKLF is encoded by the coding sequence GTGATCATGAGCCGTATCGAAGCGCACAGCGACGAAACGACCGGCAACCTGATCGACCTCCTGGTCAGCGGTCTGCCCGCCGAGGCCGTCCTCACCGATCCGGACGTCACGGCCTCCTACGCCCACGACATGGCGAGCTTCTGCCCGGCCGGTGCCCCGGCCGTGGTCGTCCTGCCCCGCACGGTCGAGCAGGTCCAGCACGTGATGCGCGCCGCCACCGCCCTGCGCGTCCCGGTCGTCCCGCAGGGCGCCCGCACCGGACTGTCCGGCGCCGCGAACGCCTCCGACGGCTGCATCGTGCTCTCCCTGACCAGGATGGACCGGATCCTGGAGATCAACCCGGTCGACCGCGTCGCCGTCGTCGAACCCGGCGTGATCAACGCCGCCCTCTCCCGGGCCGTCGGCGAACACGGCCTGTACTACCCGCCGGACCCCTCCAGCTGGGAGATGTGCACCATCGGCGGCAACATCGGCACGGCCTCGGGCGGCCTGTGCTGCGTGAAGTACGGGGTCACCGCCGAGTACGTCCTCGGACTGGACGTCGTACTGGCCGACGGGCGGCTCATGTCCACCGGCCGCCGCACCGCCAAGGGCGTCGCCGGGTACGACCTGACCCGTCTGTTCGTCGGTTCCGAGGGCTCGCTCGGCATCGTCGTACGGGCCGTGCTCGGCCTGCGTCCCAAGCCGCCCGAGCAGCTCGTGCTGGCCGCCGAGTTCGCCTCCGGGGCCGCCGCCTGCGACGCCGTGTGCCGCATCATGGAGGGCGGCCACGTCCCGTCACTCCTCGAACTCATGGACCGTACGACGGTCAAGGCCGTCAACGACCTGGCGCAGATGGGTCTCCCGGAGAGCACCGAGGCTCTGCTGCTCGCCGCCTTCGACACCACCGCCCCGGCCGCCGACCTCGCTGCCGTCGGCGCGCTGTGCGAGGCCGCCGGCGCCACCCAGGTCGTACCGGCCGACGACGCGGCGGAGTCCGAACTGCTCCTCCAGGCGCGGCGGTTGTCGCTCACCGCGCTGGAGGCGGTCAAGGGCGTGACGATGATCGACGACGTGTGCGTGCCCCGCTCCCGGCTCGCCGCGATGCTCGAAGGGGTCGACCGGATCGCCGAGAAGTACCAGCTCACCATCGGGGTCGTCGCCCATGCGGGGGACGGCAACACCCACCCGACGGTGTGCTTCGACCAGGCGGATCCCGACGAGTCCCGGCGCGCCCGCGAGTCCTTCGACGAGATCATGGCCCTCGGCCTGGAACTCGGCGGCACCATCACCGGCGAGCACGGCGTCGGCGTGCTGAAGAAGGAGTGGCTGGCGCGCGAGATCGGCCCCGTGGGGATGGAGATGCAGCGGGCCGTCAAGCAGGCCTTCGACCCGCTGGGCATCCTGAACCCGGGCAAGCTGTTCTGA
- a CDS encoding RDD family protein, translating into MSAPTPAPGDDRPREGYYPDPSIPGYVRYWNGASWVPGTSRPAPKDGETLAPPPGAASPGSGSGSGSVEETGPHFFDEDPNDEPSPADAQHGSRPEPATAWGADRSRQSGFGGDQDRRVSWGAPQGAQGAAQQGAAQQGADPRVPQADRQPVGESAHQGESPSPADQEASAAEAGSTFVFRRPTGKGGGGAPADAPDEGTMTFRAVSPRPGTAAPGFGAPAGSGGSGGSSAGPGFGAQGAAAGSGASGFGPAGTAGSGFGAQAAPAGSPAGPAFGAPGGAAASAEASNRPGFGAGKAAAARAAAQADPGVQASAAAPTAPSGPQAAPTVLPQSGVPQPGGPAASATPLSAGPGGGQSSWAQQVHRLAGAGGGDEQPVAPWKPPTEDIFQAAARRQASARPAGLGKRLAARLLDTLVLAGLTAGAAVPLGIKAVDHVNEKIEEAKLSGETVTVWLLDGTTSAYLGIVLAVLLLVGVVSEVLPTAKWGRTLGKKLMGLEVRDIEGHDAPEFGAALRRWLVYSVPGLLVVGIVGIAWCLFDKPWRQCWHDKAAHTFVAG; encoded by the coding sequence ATGAGCGCCCCAACCCCGGCCCCCGGTGACGACAGGCCCCGCGAAGGTTATTACCCGGACCCGTCCATTCCTGGATATGTCCGGTACTGGAACGGTGCGTCCTGGGTACCGGGCACCAGCCGTCCCGCGCCCAAGGACGGCGAGACGCTCGCGCCGCCGCCCGGCGCCGCCTCCCCCGGCTCGGGCTCCGGCTCGGGCTCGGTCGAGGAGACCGGCCCGCACTTCTTCGACGAGGATCCGAACGACGAGCCGTCCCCCGCCGACGCCCAGCACGGCAGCCGCCCCGAGCCCGCGACCGCCTGGGGCGCCGACCGCTCCCGTCAGTCGGGCTTCGGCGGCGACCAGGACCGCCGCGTCTCGTGGGGCGCACCGCAGGGCGCGCAGGGCGCAGCCCAGCAGGGAGCCGCTCAGCAGGGCGCCGACCCGCGGGTGCCACAGGCCGACCGGCAGCCGGTCGGCGAGTCCGCCCACCAGGGCGAATCCCCGTCGCCCGCCGACCAGGAGGCGAGCGCTGCGGAGGCCGGCAGCACGTTCGTCTTCCGCCGCCCGACCGGGAAGGGCGGGGGAGGGGCCCCCGCCGATGCCCCCGACGAGGGCACGATGACGTTCCGCGCGGTGTCGCCGCGTCCGGGCACGGCCGCGCCCGGGTTCGGTGCGCCGGCCGGGTCGGGCGGCTCCGGTGGCAGCTCGGCAGGGCCCGGTTTCGGCGCGCAGGGCGCGGCGGCGGGCTCCGGTGCCTCGGGCTTCGGCCCGGCGGGTACGGCGGGGTCCGGGTTCGGGGCCCAGGCCGCCCCGGCCGGCAGCCCGGCGGGACCCGCCTTCGGCGCGCCGGGTGGCGCGGCCGCCTCCGCCGAGGCCTCGAACCGCCCCGGCTTCGGCGCCGGGAAGGCCGCCGCCGCCCGGGCCGCCGCGCAGGCCGACCCCGGCGTCCAGGCCTCCGCAGCCGCCCCGACGGCACCGTCCGGGCCCCAGGCGGCGCCCACCGTCCTCCCGCAGTCAGGCGTGCCCCAGCCCGGCGGCCCCGCAGCCTCCGCCACCCCCCTCAGCGCCGGCCCTGGCGGCGGCCAGTCCTCCTGGGCGCAGCAGGTGCACCGGCTCGCCGGAGCGGGCGGCGGTGACGAGCAGCCCGTCGCACCCTGGAAGCCGCCGACCGAGGACATCTTCCAGGCGGCTGCCCGACGCCAGGCGTCGGCCCGCCCCGCGGGGCTCGGCAAGCGGCTGGCCGCCCGGCTGCTGGACACCCTCGTCCTCGCCGGCCTCACCGCCGGGGCCGCCGTACCGCTCGGCATCAAGGCGGTCGACCACGTCAACGAGAAGATCGAGGAGGCCAAGCTCTCCGGCGAGACCGTCACGGTCTGGCTGCTCGACGGCACCACATCGGCGTACCTCGGTATCGTCCTGGCCGTCCTGCTGCTCGTCGGCGTCGTCTCCGAGGTGCTGCCGACGGCCAAGTGGGGCCGCACCCTCGGCAAGAAGCTGATGGGGCTCGAAGTGCGGGACATCGAGGGCCACGACGCCCCCGAGTTCGGCGCGGCCCTGCGCCGCTGGCTGGTCTACAGCGTGCCCGGACTCCTCGTCGTCGGGATCGTCGGCATCGCCTGGTGCCTCTTCGACAAGCCGTGGCGCCAGTGCTGGCACGACAAGGCGGCGCACACGTTCGTGGCGGGCTGA
- a CDS encoding isochorismatase family protein: MRRALIVVDVQNDFCEGGSLAVAGGADVAAAITELIGQAAGSGYQHVVATRDHHIAPGGHFSTNPDYVRSWPAHCVAGTEGVGFHPNFAPAVASGSVDAVFDKGAYAAAYSGFEGADENGTKLADWLRSREVTEVDVVGVATDHCVRATALDAAKEGFRTHVLLDLTAGVAPETTERALEELREAGVELSGKPVVQ; the protein is encoded by the coding sequence ATGCGCCGCGCCTTGATCGTCGTCGACGTGCAGAACGACTTCTGCGAGGGGGGCAGCCTCGCGGTGGCCGGCGGTGCCGATGTGGCTGCCGCCATCACCGAGCTGATCGGCCAGGCGGCCGGATCCGGCTACCAGCACGTCGTGGCCACCCGCGACCACCACATCGCCCCCGGCGGCCACTTCTCCACCAACCCCGACTACGTCCGCTCCTGGCCCGCGCACTGTGTCGCCGGCACGGAGGGTGTCGGCTTCCACCCGAACTTCGCCCCCGCCGTCGCGTCCGGCTCCGTCGACGCCGTCTTCGACAAGGGCGCGTACGCGGCGGCGTACAGCGGCTTCGAGGGCGCGGACGAGAACGGCACGAAACTGGCCGACTGGCTCCGCTCCCGCGAGGTCACCGAGGTCGACGTGGTCGGCGTCGCCACGGACCACTGCGTCCGGGCCACGGCCCTGGACGCCGCGAAGGAGGGCTTCCGCACCCACGTCCTCCTCGACCTCACGGCCGGGGTGGCCCCGGAGACCACCGAGCGCGCCCTGGAGGAGCTGCGCGAGGCGGGCGTGGAGCTGTCGGGCAAGCCGGTCGTCCAGTGA
- a CDS encoding tetratricopeptide repeat protein, protein MDNQQEGPQRRQSSPKGRLRTRRVVLACVAGCAVLGGVLVLLPWERPAEPAPPSPGALAMAAVTAGVPAALPDLAELIDEREKRLRTHPRDARSWAVLGAAYVERARRLADPAYYPRAEKALRTSLKVRPERNTWALAVLAALANARRHFPAARRWGEAALKLEPRRWVTYPLLIDAYTGLGEHAAAKRTLDRLTELRSGPAVLARAAAVYRDRCWREDAAASLADAAAGARAPAERAAYLERAGQLAWERGDLQDALRHFQEAVRLDPDQWAAQAGQGRVLAALGRTTEALTAYRVALTKQPCPRYALELGELYESLGMPEAARVQYDLLRERVRDAAAGGADEELVLGQFEADHGDPQEAVRRLRAQWHRQPGTEVADALGWALHRAGESEKALRFAVRATEGEQGGGVRSAAYAYHRGMIERDLQRYGAARRHLAEALRINPRFSPLHARAAKAAAKALGEPPNEKLPKMDEGLPEPGQE, encoded by the coding sequence ATGGACAACCAGCAGGAGGGTCCCCAGCGGCGGCAGAGCAGCCCGAAGGGCCGCTTGCGCACCCGGCGGGTGGTGCTCGCCTGCGTCGCGGGGTGTGCCGTGCTCGGCGGGGTGCTGGTGCTGCTGCCGTGGGAGCGGCCCGCCGAGCCCGCTCCGCCGTCGCCGGGGGCGCTGGCCATGGCGGCGGTCACCGCCGGGGTGCCGGCCGCACTGCCCGACCTGGCGGAGCTGATCGACGAGCGGGAGAAGCGGCTGCGGACCCATCCGCGGGACGCGCGGTCCTGGGCGGTGCTCGGGGCGGCCTACGTGGAGCGGGCGCGGCGGCTGGCGGACCCGGCGTACTACCCGCGTGCCGAGAAGGCGTTGCGTACGTCGCTGAAGGTGCGGCCGGAGCGGAACACCTGGGCCCTGGCCGTGCTGGCCGCGCTGGCCAACGCGCGCCGGCACTTCCCCGCCGCGCGCCGCTGGGGCGAGGCGGCGCTGAAGCTGGAGCCCCGGCGGTGGGTGACGTATCCGCTGCTCATCGACGCCTACACCGGGCTCGGCGAGCACGCGGCGGCCAAGCGGACGCTGGACCGGCTGACGGAGCTGCGCTCCGGTCCCGCCGTGCTGGCGCGGGCCGCGGCCGTCTACCGGGACCGGTGCTGGCGGGAGGACGCGGCGGCCTCGCTGGCGGACGCGGCGGCGGGCGCGCGGGCACCGGCCGAGCGGGCGGCCTACCTGGAGCGGGCCGGGCAGCTGGCCTGGGAACGCGGAGACCTTCAGGACGCGCTGCGGCACTTCCAGGAGGCGGTGCGCCTCGACCCGGACCAGTGGGCGGCGCAGGCCGGGCAGGGCAGAGTGCTGGCGGCCCTGGGCCGGACGACGGAGGCGCTGACCGCGTACCGGGTGGCTCTCACCAAGCAGCCCTGCCCCCGGTACGCCCTGGAGCTGGGCGAGTTGTACGAGTCGCTGGGGATGCCGGAGGCCGCCCGGGTGCAGTACGACCTGCTGCGCGAGCGGGTGCGGGACGCCGCCGCGGGCGGAGCCGACGAGGAGCTGGTGCTGGGTCAGTTCGAGGCGGACCACGGCGATCCGCAGGAGGCGGTGCGGCGGCTGCGGGCGCAGTGGCACCGCCAGCCGGGGACCGAGGTCGCCGACGCTCTGGGCTGGGCCCTGCACCGGGCCGGGGAGTCGGAGAAGGCCTTGCGCTTCGCGGTTCGGGCTACGGAGGGCGAGCAGGGGGGTGGGGTGCGCAGCGCGGCGTACGCGTACCACCGCGGCATGATCGAACGGGACCTGCAGCGGTACGGCGCGGCCCGGCGGCACCTCGCGGAGGCGCTCCGCATCAACCCGCGCTTCTCGCCCCTACACGCCCGCGCGGCGAAGGCGGCGGCGAAGGCGCTGGGCGAACCGCCGAACGAGAAGCTGCCAAAGATGGACGAGGGGCTGCCGGAGCCGGGCCAGGAGTGA
- a CDS encoding SsgA family sporulation/cell division regulator, whose translation MRTVVERELELKLVLSPQRRIPVQARLGYVTDDPYAVHVTFHVDSARPVHWTFARDLLVEGVFRPCGRGDVRVWPTKAEGRGVVLVSLSSPDGDALLEAPAAQVSAWLERTLRVVPPGTEGERLGLDDELAQLLAQ comes from the coding sequence ATGCGCACCGTGGTGGAACGCGAACTGGAGCTGAAACTCGTCCTGTCGCCGCAGCGCCGGATCCCGGTGCAGGCCCGGCTCGGGTACGTCACCGACGATCCGTACGCCGTGCACGTCACCTTCCACGTCGACTCCGCGCGCCCCGTGCACTGGACGTTCGCCCGGGACCTGCTGGTGGAGGGCGTGTTCCGGCCGTGCGGGCGGGGGGACGTGCGGGTGTGGCCGACGAAGGCCGAGGGGCGCGGCGTGGTGCTGGTGTCGCTGAGTTCACCCGACGGGGACGCCCTGCTGGAAGCCCCGGCGGCGCAGGTGTCGGCCTGGCTGGAGCGCACGCTGCGGGTGGTCCCGCCGGGGACGGAGGGGGAGCGGCTCGGTCTCGACGACGAGCTGGCCCAACTGCTCGCCCAGTGA
- a CDS encoding nicotinate phosphoribosyltransferase codes for MNTADLGLPVDVPSTALFTDQYELTMLRAALEAGTAERRSVFEVFTRRLPNGRRYGVVAGTGRVLDAVENFRFDAGVLDFLREREIVGEETLDWLAGYRFSGDIWGYPEGEVYFPGSPIMRVEGTFAECVLLETVILSILNHDSAIAAAASRMSSAAGDRPLIEMGARRTHELAAVAASRAAYVGGFATTSDLAAGFRYGIPTVGTSAHAFTLLHDSERDAFQAQVNTLGRGTTLLVDTYDVAEAVRTAVEVAGTGLGAVRIDSGDLLLVAHRVRQQLDELGATDTKIIVTSDLDEYAIASLAAAPVDAYGVGTQLVTGSGHPTSSMVYKLVARAESADPKAPLVPVAKKSSGGKTSVGGRKWAARRLDAYGVAEAEVIGTGPVPGDLADRQLLVELVKGGEVVAREPLDAARDRHAAARAGLPVSATQLSRGEPVIPTEYAQGASGS; via the coding sequence ATGAACACAGCGGACCTTGGGCTGCCGGTGGATGTTCCCTCGACGGCGCTCTTCACGGACCAGTACGAGCTGACGATGCTGCGGGCCGCCCTGGAGGCGGGCACGGCCGAGCGGCGGAGCGTGTTCGAGGTCTTCACCCGGCGGCTGCCGAACGGGCGCCGCTACGGCGTCGTGGCGGGCACCGGGCGGGTGCTGGACGCGGTGGAGAACTTCCGCTTCGACGCGGGCGTCCTGGACTTCCTGCGCGAGCGCGAGATCGTCGGCGAGGAGACCCTCGACTGGCTCGCCGGCTACCGCTTCAGCGGGGACATCTGGGGCTACCCCGAGGGCGAGGTGTATTTCCCGGGCTCGCCGATCATGCGGGTCGAGGGCACCTTCGCCGAGTGCGTTCTGCTGGAGACCGTGATCCTGTCGATCCTCAACCACGACTCGGCGATCGCCGCGGCCGCCTCGCGCATGTCGTCGGCCGCCGGGGACCGGCCGCTGATCGAGATGGGCGCCCGGCGCACGCACGAGCTGGCGGCGGTGGCGGCGTCCCGGGCCGCGTACGTGGGCGGCTTCGCGACCACCTCGGACCTGGCCGCCGGGTTCCGCTACGGCATCCCCACCGTCGGCACCTCCGCGCACGCCTTCACCCTGCTGCACGACAGCGAGCGGGACGCCTTCCAGGCCCAGGTGAACACGCTGGGGCGGGGCACGACGCTGCTGGTGGACACCTACGACGTCGCGGAGGCAGTCCGTACCGCCGTCGAGGTCGCCGGGACCGGGCTCGGGGCGGTGCGGATCGACTCCGGCGACCTGCTGCTGGTGGCGCACCGGGTGCGCCAGCAGCTGGACGAGCTGGGCGCGACCGACACGAAGATCATCGTGACCTCGGACCTGGACGAGTACGCGATCGCCTCGCTGGCGGCGGCGCCCGTGGACGCGTACGGCGTCGGTACGCAGCTGGTGACCGGGTCCGGGCACCCGACGTCCTCGATGGTCTACAAGCTGGTCGCGCGGGCCGAGTCCGCCGACCCGAAGGCGCCGCTGGTGCCGGTGGCGAAGAAGTCCAGCGGGGGCAAGACGTCCGTGGGCGGGCGCAAGTGGGCCGCGCGGCGGCTGGACGCGTACGGGGTGGCCGAGGCGGAAGTGATCGGCACCGGCCCGGTGCCCGGCGACCTGGCCGACCGGCAGCTGCTGGTCGAGCTGGTCAAGGGCGGCGAGGTCGTCGCCCGTGAGCCGCTGGACGCGGCGCGGGACCGGCACGCGGCGGCGCGCGCGGGGCTCCCGGTGTCGGCCACGCAGCTCTCGCGCGGAGAGCCCGTCATTCCGACGGAGTACGCGCAGGGGGCCTCGGGTAGCTAG
- a CDS encoding RDD family protein — protein MSSEPPPGSGQQPPEDDPFRKRPPGEQPGEGAGPPRGDEPPPYPGGGQSGGPGGAPGGGQGGPPRGGPYDGPPGGGPYDGPPGGGPYGGSPYGGGSYPTDPLAGMPPLADSVRRTLARILDMILVGAVVWLLTWGFDVNEYDVDSDRIEVGKSFWQSAVAAVLYIAYDTLLTARTGQTLGKKLLHMRVANLDNGATPSAQNALMRAAVLWIPFAFCCACVWTAISGGWSFFDRPYKQGLHDKAAKTVVVSTD, from the coding sequence ATGAGCAGTGAACCGCCCCCCGGCTCCGGTCAGCAGCCCCCGGAAGACGATCCGTTCAGGAAGCGGCCCCCGGGCGAGCAGCCCGGCGAGGGCGCGGGCCCGCCCCGCGGCGACGAGCCCCCGCCGTACCCGGGCGGCGGCCAGAGCGGCGGTCCGGGCGGTGCCCCCGGCGGCGGCCAAGGCGGCCCTCCCCGTGGCGGCCCCTACGACGGGCCTCCCGGTGGCGGCCCCTACGACGGACCTCCCGGTGGCGGCCCTTACGGAGGTTCCCCCTACGGCGGCGGCTCCTACCCCACCGACCCCCTCGCCGGTATGCCTCCGCTCGCCGACAGCGTCAGACGCACGCTCGCCCGCATCCTCGACATGATCCTGGTAGGCGCCGTCGTCTGGCTGCTCACCTGGGGCTTCGACGTCAACGAGTACGACGTGGACAGTGACCGCATCGAGGTCGGCAAGTCCTTCTGGCAGTCGGCCGTCGCCGCCGTCCTCTACATCGCCTACGACACCCTCCTGACCGCGCGCACCGGCCAGACCCTGGGCAAGAAGCTGCTGCACATGCGGGTCGCCAACCTCGACAACGGCGCCACGCCCTCCGCGCAGAACGCGCTGATGCGCGCGGCGGTGCTGTGGATCCCCTTCGCCTTCTGCTGCGCCTGCGTCTGGACCGCGATCTCGGGAGGTTGGAGCTTCTTCGACCGGCCCTACAAGCAGGGCCTGCACGACAAGGCGGCCAAGACGGTGGTGGTCAGCACCGACTGA
- a CDS encoding immune inhibitor A domain-containing protein → MTSRPWTFRAAAITVALAAATASTYGVAQAEDASAPRPTTVDRHDPAEHDHAEHDLDGPLSKTQEAQREEALKQVISGDATVKNRDGSKVVQLKSKKGKSKYVELGREKTDKIFTILVEFGDKVDSRYGGTPGPLHNQIAKPDRTKDNSTAWQADYNQRHFQDLYFGTGKGVESMKKYYEKQSSGRYSIEGEVSDWVKVPYNEARYGSNKCEPDNCAWYAVADGVSAWVSQQKAAGKTDAEIKAKLAEYDQWDRYDHDGDGDFNERDGYIDHFQVVHAGEDESAGGGAQGEDAIWAHRWYAFGTDSGATGPDDNKLGGTQIGDTGIWVGDYTIQPENGGLGVFAHEYGHDLGLPDHYDTNGGENSTGFWTLMSSGSWLGTGKDTIGDLPGDMTAWDKLQLGWLDFDTAKAATKSKHKLGVAEYNTKNKQALVVELPEKRVTTEIVAPAQGANQWWSGSGNDLANTLTRSVDLTGKASAALTLDGWYDIEAGYDYLYAEVSTDGGANWTALDGTVDGQPIPRDGSGKPALTGSADAYKKLAYSLDAYAGKKIDLRFRYQTDGGLALKGFTADQITVTADGTGLFSDNAESADAAWTAKGFSRIGAAITDDYAQYYIAENRQYVSYDKTLKVGPYNYGFLTTRPDWVEHYPYQNGLLIWKWDTSQKDNNTSQHPGTGLLLPVDSHPTAMKWSDGTLMRNRIQSYDSPFSRYRTDGITLHNADVATKIPSSKGVPVFNDRTSTYYDESNPRAGVKITDTNTKIKIVKEAKDGSTISLEVGPAVK, encoded by the coding sequence GTGACCAGTAGACCCTGGACGTTCAGAGCGGCCGCCATCACCGTGGCACTCGCGGCGGCCACCGCCTCTACCTACGGTGTGGCCCAGGCCGAGGACGCCTCCGCTCCCAGGCCCACCACCGTGGACCGGCACGACCCGGCGGAACACGACCACGCCGAGCATGACCTCGACGGCCCGCTGAGCAAGACTCAGGAGGCCCAGCGCGAGGAAGCCCTGAAGCAGGTCATATCGGGCGATGCCACGGTCAAGAACCGTGACGGCTCGAAGGTCGTGCAGCTGAAGAGCAAGAAGGGCAAGAGCAAGTACGTCGAGCTCGGCCGCGAGAAGACCGACAAGATCTTCACGATCCTGGTCGAGTTCGGCGACAAGGTCGACAGCCGCTACGGCGGTACCCCGGGCCCGCTGCACAACCAGATCGCCAAGCCGGACCGTACCAAGGACAACTCGACGGCCTGGCAGGCTGACTACAACCAGCGGCACTTCCAGGACCTGTACTTCGGCACCGGCAAGGGTGTCGAGTCGATGAAGAAGTACTACGAGAAGCAGTCCTCGGGCCGCTACTCGATCGAGGGCGAGGTCTCGGACTGGGTCAAGGTCCCCTACAACGAGGCCCGCTACGGCTCCAACAAGTGCGAGCCCGACAACTGCGCCTGGTACGCGGTCGCCGACGGCGTGAGCGCCTGGGTCTCCCAGCAGAAGGCGGCTGGGAAGACCGACGCCGAGATCAAGGCCAAGCTCGCCGAGTACGACCAGTGGGACCGCTACGACCACGACGGTGACGGCGACTTCAACGAGCGCGACGGCTACATCGACCACTTCCAGGTCGTGCACGCCGGCGAGGACGAGTCCGCGGGCGGCGGCGCCCAGGGCGAGGACGCGATCTGGGCCCACCGCTGGTACGCGTTCGGCACGGACTCCGGTGCCACCGGCCCCGACGACAACAAGCTCGGCGGCACCCAGATCGGCGACACCGGCATCTGGGTCGGCGACTACACCATCCAGCCGGAGAACGGCGGACTCGGCGTCTTCGCCCACGAGTACGGCCACGACCTCGGCCTGCCGGACCACTACGACACCAACGGCGGCGAGAACTCCACCGGCTTCTGGACCCTGATGTCCTCCGGCTCCTGGCTGGGCACCGGCAAGGACACCATCGGCGACCTGCCCGGCGACATGACCGCCTGGGACAAGCTGCAGCTCGGCTGGCTCGACTTCGACACCGCCAAGGCCGCGACGAAGTCGAAGCACAAGCTGGGCGTCGCCGAGTACAACACGAAGAACAAGCAGGCCCTCGTGGTCGAGCTGCCCGAGAAGCGGGTCACCACCGAGATCGTGGCGCCCGCGCAGGGCGCGAACCAGTGGTGGAGCGGCAGCGGCAACGACCTCGCCAACACGCTGACCCGCTCCGTCGACCTCACCGGCAAGGCGTCGGCCGCCCTCACCCTCGACGGCTGGTACGACATCGAGGCCGGCTACGACTACCTCTACGCCGAGGTCTCGACCGACGGCGGCGCCAACTGGACCGCCCTCGACGGCACGGTGGACGGGCAGCCGATCCCGCGCGACGGCAGCGGCAAGCCGGCCCTGACCGGCTCGGCCGACGCCTACAAGAAGCTGGCGTACTCCCTCGACGCCTACGCCGGCAAGAAGATCGACCTGCGCTTCCGCTACCAGACCGACGGCGGTCTGGCGCTGAAGGGCTTCACGGCCGACCAGATCACCGTCACCGCCGACGGCACCGGCCTCTTCTCCGACAACGCGGAGAGCGCGGACGCGGCCTGGACGGCGAAGGGCTTCTCCCGCATCGGCGCGGCGATCACGGACGACTACGCCCAGTACTACATCGCCGAGAACCGCCAGTACGTGTCGTACGACAAGACCCTCAAGGTCGGTCCGTACAACTACGGCTTCCTGACCACGCGTCCGGACTGGGTGGAGCACTACCCCTACCAGAACGGCCTGTTGATCTGGAAGTGGGACACCTCCCAGAAGGACAACAACACCAGCCAGCACCCGGGCACGGGGCTGCTCCTTCCCGTCGACTCCCACCCGACGGCGATGAAGTGGTCGGACGGCACGCTCATGCGCAACCGCATCCAGTCCTACGACTCGCCGTTCAGCCGGTACCGCACGGACGGCATCACGCTGCACAACGCGGACGTCGCGACGAAGATCCCGTCCTCCAAGGGGGTCCCGGTCTTCAACGACCGCACGAGCACGTACTACGACGAATCCAACCCCCGCGCCGGCGTCAAGATCACTGACACCAACACCAAGATCAAGATCGTCAAGGAGGCCAAGGACGGCTCCACGATCTCGCTCGAGGTCGGCCCGGCGGTGAAGTAG